The Nothobranchius furzeri strain GRZ-AD chromosome 8, NfurGRZ-RIMD1, whole genome shotgun sequence sequence gatgacatccaactgtacctctcctttaagccccatgagatgtctgagctgcagctgttacacacctgcttagactctatcaaaacctggatgactggaagctttctacagctgaaagaagataagactgagatcctcatctgtggcccagacaagctggttctcaaAGTCAGAAACTATCTAGGTCAGCTtttttctcacaccaaaccctctgtcaggaatcttggcgtgacctttgacccagctctcaccctggatcctcatgtcagttctcttgttcgctcttccttcttccatgttAGGAACAagataagctgagtcccattctgtcccgctctgacctTGAGACAGCTATCCACACCtttatctcctcacgcttagactactgcaactttcTTTTCACGTGtcagagcagaacctccctgaaccgtctacaggtggttaagaatgcctgtgctcggcttctgaccagatggttcccgagcacagccacagctgcagctcatcgctcTCCACGGGAataggtcaaatgtggagatgtaatttcaccagtgtgtgatgatgactaataggACTTTAACTTTGGTTTGCTTTTCCTGTGAATTTTATAGAGGAGAATTTAagttgcagttgttgtgtccttaggcaagacaaatAACCTGTTTTCCCTGACTGTGatggctggaggagctggtggcacCAGTTTGGCAGACTTGCCTTCTTCAGGGcaccaatgtagctcatcaccactagtgtgtgtgtgtgtgtgtgtgtgtgtgtgtgtgaatgaatgaatgtgcgCTGTAAAGAAAAACTGTAGATTTTACGTTAAAACCACTGTATAAAATTACAGGaaaatttattttagttttacaaTAAGATgctattttgattttttttattgttgaaaATGGAGCTGAAGTCAGGATTTTACTGtaaaagaaaatgatttaacttgaagaaaaaacattgttttaccacacgataaacatgaaaataatctataAAATTTGTGCAGCTAAAAACTAAATTCAAAAGATTTTCCTCAATATATACAATCACTTTTCACTGTTCAAGTGATAGAATGAAGTAGGGATGTACATAATTAACCAGTTAAGTAAAATGGTTAAGTTAACCAACTATACTAGCTTTGCCGGCTTAATTGCTGTTAACTTCTTTCAACTGCGCTTGTGTGCAAAATTTTAGCGTTCAAAAGTGTCGAGTCTGTAATGACATCAGTATTGTACAGCAGCACAGCCTTCATGTGCATTCACGAGTCAGGTCAAGAACAGACACCTCCTTCTGACTAATGTTTAGCCAGACCTCACCTAAATGCTGCTAAGCACACTGGGAAACAGGAAGTAAGCTGCCCCCAGCAACTGCTACAATAAATTTTGTGTCTCTAGAGGGCAGGAGAGTACCACTATCAAAATATGTTCACTCAAACACCACAGAAGAAGAGGTAAACTCACCACATGATCAAATAAATTTACTTAATGGTTTATGATAACCGACTATAAGCCGTTGCAATGTAATCCATTATTTTCATGTGAAATTAATGCAAATTTTACAAAATCCTATTTCACCATATATCCATTACGAGCAATCGAAAGCTGcatttttttcaataaataaatgtaaaagtcATAGTATTTTACCGGTTTAAACTTTAAGGAAAATTTCCATTTATAAAACAATGCAAGAGTGCTTCACAGTAGaattatgtaatgtaatgtaCAAATGACTGTTTTCACCAATCAATTTATTAATGGCAACTTCACATAAAATTCAcagttttaaatagttttatagTTGACAAGTTTTGCCTGTCATGGTTTTATCGTTTATCGCTGTTAAACACAGGGCTACTTTTTATGGTGTACAGCTCCTTGGGGGTTGtggaactctagaaggtgctttatCAAATCCCGGCCATTTAATAATTTatttcaatcaaatcaatcaaagctttatttacaaagcgccttccgcaaccctgtcaggaagcccaaggcgctgaacatggtacagtacaaagttaaagaaagtgaataaatcagaaaataaaagcaattcaaattacagattacaaattacaaaaaaggtgaaacattctagaagacaaatgtgtaaaacaagggaaaaagtgaaccaaggaaaactgtgagataaaatcaacataaaagagggccaaattcaaacatgttcaggagacgccaagcggaggaggtgggtttttaggcgactcttgaagactggcagagatggggacagcctaactgagggtggcaactggttccagagtgacggtgctaggactgagaaagcccggtccccgcgagtacgacacctagaacgagggacaatttaaacatttctacacatttttcttTTAATTCAACCTTTTATTAAACTCTAGATGTTTTTGTTATGTATATATCTTTATTATTACAATaacttttagcagtttttaattgTTATTGACTTAGTTGTGAGATGCATCTTGGTTAGCTTTTTTCCCatgtttaatttattttctgGATCGAGTTccaatatatttatttatgtcaaAAATCACATTCATAACTTTGGCCTAAAGcgttatgtattttttttaaaaagaggAAAACTGATGTCATAGTGTTTACACCTAATGAACAATCTAATAATCTGCATGGTGACGATGTCTTTGGTCTCTTTTGAGAAGGTTTTTTTACCTGGGTGTAAAAGCTAACTGGCCTGTATTTATGTAGCACCTAGCTCAGCGCTGCATTGGTTGCCTGTTCCACTCAGGATCCCTTTAAAACTTTAGTCTTTGGTCTCATACAAGCACAACCCCATTCTACCTATCAacctgttgcagagacatgtcccAAAAAGGTCCACAAGGTCCATGATGCACATTATGTTTTTTTGCATCTTCTGGTGTAAAAGCAGGAGGGATGGTGCCCTCACAGTTGCTTCACAGATGTTTTACTCCAGTTTGAAGAAGAGATATTTTTTCTTATGTTTGTACAGGATTGATGAACTTGAGTTGATTTCATCACATGCCTTCTGTTCTGTTTTAACCAGGCTGGCATCTCCAACTTTACCAAACACAAGTAGATGACTGAGAACTCTGCACTTCATGATGGACAAGAAAAGTGGTGAGTGCCAGTAAGCCCGCAGTTACACAAACAATGCCCTTGCCTCtgacacatgtcacttctcacatCCTATTTACAACTGTAACAGCTGTAATTAGTCTTGCCGAATTCTATTTTTGTTCAAAATGAAACCATTATCCAACGTAGAAGGCAAAACATTTGACTTGATTATTGAGTATGTGGCCAGAAGCAGCTAACTGCTTATTTTCTTCAGGTGATAAATGCCCCCCCTGGTTCATACTGTATTCATGAGCTGGCACATTATGAGCAGCATTTTACATGCTGACTTGTTTGTTTTGGCACATTCGCTGCATGATAATTACTTCCCAGTAAATGATAAGGCGTTCCATTATGAAGAACCATGTGAACAGCAAGTCTGTACAAGTGGGTTAAAAGGAACTAAATGAAACtttgtcatttgttaattaattGCTATTTACTCaattattgattgattttttttaacccaACATGATTTACGGAGTACTTCACACTCGAACGTTTATCTATTTTTTGATAATAGTTTATTTGTGCTGATTCTTTGCAGCCAATGGCTTTTCGACCAAGGCCAGTGAGGGTGGTGTTCAGAGGAAGCAACTGCCCTATTCAGTGGAGACTCCCTATGGCTTCCACTTGGATCTTGACTTCCTCAAATATGTTGATGATATTGAAAAAGGGAATACCATCAAAAGGGTCCACATTCAGCGCAGGGTGAAGGGCCCAGCAAAATTCAGCACTCTGCCTCGGAATTTCAGCCTTCCTGGGTATGGAGTCCGACCTCCCCTTAAGGAAAAGGACAGTGCATGGTCTGGAACATCCACCCTGGGGCCCAAACCTAAATCCAGAGTGACAGAAGTCCAACAGATCTTTGACTTAAGGCCAAGTGAAGGGGGGATTCCCAGCCTCAGTAGAGGGACAACCAGTCAAGGAACTGGATACATTTCAACCACTGGGCCTCAAGGTGCTGAAGACAAAAGTGCTGCTTTTCAAAATCGGCCAAATCTCCTCAGAGCCTCAAGCATGCCCATCACCCTTCAGCAGCGTAAAGGTTCAGATTCCAGCAGCCCTGACTGTGCTATCGGCACACCAGAAAATGGCTCAACCGAGAACATGTTCCGTGCTTCACCAGATGTGACAGAAAGACGGTGTCTTCCACAGGATCGGGCCGGCCTTCACCAGCAGATTACAGTAGCCCTGAAGCGAGTCAGAGAGCTAGAAGAACAAGTAAAAACAATCCCAGAACTAAAGGCTCAGATCTGCTCTTTGAGGGAGGAGCGTGAGCAGCTGCTGCTTCAAATACAAGCCCACTCCCAAGCACAGGTTTCCACATTGTCCTCAAACATAGCCAAAACTTATGACACAGAGCCAAATAATCACTCCCAAGGACACAGACCTTCAGAAGGTCTCAACCTGTCCCTGGCAATTCAACACACTGGAGCTTCAGTGTCTGACTGTGTGCCGGCTGCAGTAAAAGAGAAACAAGGCGGGACAGAAGGAATGAAAATGTTACCAAAGGAGAAGGAGACTTCCACAGCACAGCAAGCACTGTCATCAGAAAAAAGAGACAAACAAAAGGAAACCTCAGTGGAGGAGGTGTCACAGAACATTGAAAGAACAACATCAGGACCATCTATGGTGATTACAAAAGAAACCGAAAGTAGCAGTAGTCAAGATAGTAATGCAGCTAAAGAAGGGAAGCTTGAGGACCAAAACGGGATGCAACACCTGCAGGAAAAACTTATGGTACTGGAGGCAAAGCTTACTCAGGCTAGCCAAGAACTAGAGAGAACTAATGCTCTTTTGAAAGAACAAATACAGGAAAACAAAGCAAAGGAAGACAGAATATTACAACTAAGTGAGGGAATGAGAGTGGAAATTTGTACCTCACAAGCATATGAGCGGCCAAGAAGAGAGAGCATTGATACGGGCACAGTCACAGAGAAAATGGATTTAACCAACCAAGAAACGGAGACAGAATCACCTGTTACAGTAGATCAGGGGACGGATACTGATAAAATCTGTGTTGAAGTGTTTGTACCCAAACCGAGGACGGGAAGTATAGATCAGGGAACGGTGACAAGTAAAATAGACACTCATGACCAGGAAACAGAGGGAACATCAACAATACCACCTCGACCCAGAGCCAACAGCGTGGAACGGGGCACAGTAACGGAGAGCATCATCACTCAGGATCAGACAACTGAGATGCCTGCAACTGAAAGAGTGAACCAAGTGACAGAAACAGAGGGAGTGACAGCAACAGATCATCCGCAGAGACCCAGGGCAAGTAGTGTAGACCGAGAAACTGAGACTGATAGGGTGAATACTGTGGACAGAGTAACAGAAACCGAGGTAGCACAAAGGAGCGACCAGCAAACTGAAACCGCGACAGAAACACAACAGGACAACAACCCTCCTAGAAATGCAGAAGCTGAGAATCAAGTGAATGAAAATGAAAGCAGCCAAAGAGAAGATGTAGGTGATGTGGTCAGTGACATAAGAGaagataaaacaacagatcaaacGATTCAAACAAATAAGGAATCTGTGATTTCTGACGTTACTGAAAAGAGTGTAGTTACAACTGTTGAAGGCATTGTTGCCCAAATATTAGTTTCAACTGATTCGAAAGAGATTGAAGTGTGTCCCAGTCCGGTTCCTGAAACAGAGACGGATAAAACTGAAATGAGCGCGCCACAGGATGAGTcagaaataaaacaaactaaaccCTCAACAAGTACAGATGTGGTTGAACCCAAAAAGGTCATTTTAAAGACAACAGAGAAGAAAGAGAAAGGAGAAGAAATTGCATGTGCATCAATCAAAGAAGCTGTGGTCACTGACAGTGCTGTAGAGACAACAGAAACATCTGCAGTGAAGACAGTGGCTCCTGTTCGACCACACCGAGGGAGGAAGGTCTCCACGGAGCAGGAACGGCTGTCTCCGGCTCAACTTCAGGCAGCACCTGTTCGCCCTCGTAGGGGCTCCAGTGAAACTCAAGCTCAGCAGACCATGTCAAAAGCCAAGACTGTGCCCAAACCAGAGGCAGAGTCCCCTGCACAGCCCTCCGAACCACAGGAACATCCTCCAACACCATCTGTGCCTCATGTTGAAAACCATAGTCAAGCAAAGAAGCTGCCCGAGGAGTCAACGGAGAAACAGTCTCCTGCACAACCTAAGGCTGATACTCAAAGCCCAGCTTCTGGCTCAAGTGAAGTTCAAATCAGGCCCAAATCTATTCAAACCCATTCAAAACCCCAAGCTGCTTCTCGTCGAGACTCGAGAGAGCTGAAAGCACCTCAAAGGGCATCCAGTGTATCACACGGTCGTGAATCAGGTGAAACAAAAGCCCGCCCATCCCGCCAGGTGTCGAGCGATGCCCAGTCTCAATCTCAGAGCACACGCAGAAGTTCTACAGAGGTTTCATCCACCCAGAAAGATGCCAGTGAGACACAGTCCCTTCAAAGAGGTTCCAGTGAAACAGCTCAACGGCGTGGTTCAAGTGAAGCGAAGGCATCCCGCCGGGATTCTGGAGAGTCTCAGTCTGCTCGCAGAGGCTCCAGTGAATCGCCGACATCCCCTGCAGCTTTGGGACAAGTTGTAACTCGATTAACAGGGCTTCTCGGGGAGCAGTGGGCACAGCTGGGGAGCAGCTCTGGAGCTCAACAGGTTTCCAGTCAACAGGAGAGCCCCAGCACACAGAAACAGACAACTGCGAAAAAGGTAGAAGCAGCAAAAGGAACCTCATCTAAACCTGCCATCAAAACACTCCCGGCAGCCGCAGCAGGGAAACAAGCAGGGAAGACCGGTGCTTCCAAAATGAGCTCTATTCAGAGTCAGTTGGTCAGCTCCCTCAGCGTCCTGTCCGCCTTCTATTCTCCAGGACAGAAAGCAGCTGCCACCAGCAAACAGCAAGAACAAGGTAAGCATGCACTCCATCTGCCTGTCGGAAAACTGCTTATCGGCTTGTAACAATTAACTGAATCTGCTCCCCTCTCATATCCCAAACATTATCCATTCATAAAGCTCTGTATGTATTAGCCATTCTCTTTAATCACAAAACACCCCTTATGATCTCCCTTCATGGACGGGTCTTATTAAAATGTACATGGAGGCTTTCGTTCCACTCCCTTCTGGCTGACAGCAGCAGCTGAGCATAGTCAGAAAACTTTGAGAAGATTCCTCGTCTGCCAGTCTGTttctttaacctttatttataaaagtaATCAGAGACACTAGATATTCTCAACAGAGACCAGTTTCAAACAAATAGAACTCAGTCCAGCGCAATGGCTGATTTCTCACACGATGTTAGAACTTCTTATCATTAAACTGACAGTCAGACTGAGCATTTATGACATGCTGGTTTTACAGTACAAGGAACCTGAAACCACACAGGTCTTATTCATTTAATTAAACACATCCTACTCAAGAGACATCCTGTAAAATCAAGTCATGCTCACAGCAACCATCCCTGCCCCTTTGGCCTTTCGTTAGAAGCCACAAAGATTGGTGGTTAATCTATCTGCTATGAAATGGGAAATCAAAATGTTGTGTAACAGActttagcaacaacatttacatgtCAGTGGTCTTTGGTCCTTTCCCCTAACCCAGGAGTGCCCAGTTCTGGTCCTGAAGAGCCACCTTCTTTGCCTTGCAAGCCACCCTATATATGTgaaatatagtctggccacaacccaaaGACAGAGTTCAGTTGTAGGGCAGAATCTACGATTGTCTTTCAAACGGTCTCAGCGTGCTATAGGGGTCCGGATCACACATGATTAAGcgttgcattctgggatgtgcgcgTACATTTTGATGGCCTCACAAGTCGTGaaaactgcatggtggcgcaggggttagcactgttgcctcgcaggtttgaaactcggctgcggcctttctgcgtggagttgcgtgctctccccatgcatgcgtgggtgtcctccgggtactccagtttcccccacagatgacaacatgccctataggttataaattgtaagtcgctttggataaaagcgtctgctaaataaataaacaaacataaacataaaacaaacaGTACGTTGCAGAGTAGAAGCACATTTGGGAGAAAGGAAGTGTTaaacaacatgttaaaatctccaGAAGAAGATGTTTGGTTGCCTTAGAACTGTGATCCAAGCGAGCTGACGAGACTTTGTTATGGCAGACACTTGGTCATCGTAATTATGCTTCCAAGCAGGTAATCAGTGAAAAGTTAGCCCATTTTCCACCGTTTTCCCTGGCAATCACGAGTTGCACCCTGCAACACAGCAACGATTTACCATAGTTGCGTAATGTAACCGATCAAATGAATTATAGATTAAATGAAGCCACAAGGATGAGTGCGCTGTTTACAATAGTAGTAAACAACAAATACGGCCTCATAGGCCACCAACATGGCG is a genomic window containing:
- the kank4 gene encoding KN motif and ankyrin repeat domain-containing protein 1; its protein translation is MMDKKSANGFSTKASEGGVQRKQLPYSVETPYGFHLDLDFLKYVDDIEKGNTIKRVHIQRRVKGPAKFSTLPRNFSLPGYGVRPPLKEKDSAWSGTSTLGPKPKSRVTEVQQIFDLRPSEGGIPSLSRGTTSQGTGYISTTGPQGAEDKSAAFQNRPNLLRASSMPITLQQRKGSDSSSPDCAIGTPENGSTENMFRASPDVTERRCLPQDRAGLHQQITVALKRVRELEEQVKTIPELKAQICSLREEREQLLLQIQAHSQAQVSTLSSNIAKTYDTEPNNHSQGHRPSEGLNLSLAIQHTGASVSDCVPAAVKEKQGGTEGMKMLPKEKETSTAQQALSSEKRDKQKETSVEEVSQNIERTTSGPSMVITKETESSSSQDSNAAKEGKLEDQNGMQHLQEKLMVLEAKLTQASQELERTNALLKEQIQENKAKEDRILQLSEGMRVEICTSQAYERPRRESIDTGTVTEKMDLTNQETETESPVTVDQGTDTDKICVEVFVPKPRTGSIDQGTVTSKIDTHDQETEGTSTIPPRPRANSVERGTVTESIITQDQTTEMPATERVNQVTETEGVTATDHPQRPRASSVDRETETDRVNTVDRVTETEVAQRSDQQTETATETQQDNNPPRNAEAENQVNENESSQREDVGDVVSDIREDKTTDQTIQTNKESVISDVTEKSVVTTVEGIVAQILVSTDSKEIEVCPSPVPETETDKTEMSAPQDESEIKQTKPSTSTDVVEPKKVILKTTEKKEKGEEIACASIKEAVVTDSAVETTETSAVKTVAPVRPHRGRKVSTEQERLSPAQLQAAPVRPRRGSSETQAQQTMSKAKTVPKPEAESPAQPSEPQEHPPTPSVPHVENHSQAKKLPEESTEKQSPAQPKADTQSPASGSSEVQIRPKSIQTHSKPQAASRRDSRELKAPQRASSVSHGRESGETKARPSRQVSSDAQSQSQSTRRSSTEVSSTQKDASETQSLQRGSSETAQRRGSSEAKASRRDSGESQSARRGSSESPTSPAALGQVVTRLTGLLGEQWAQLGSSSGAQQVSSQQESPSTQKQTTAKKVEAAKGTSSKPAIKTLPAAAAGKQAGKTGASKMSSIQSQLVSSLSVLSAFYSPGQKAAATSKQQEQGLKSIMKKNGVADKQGNKGAKKNLKFVGVNGGYETTSSDESSGDEKSKVEVEEGEKGKPEPEVEKEKDEECEEAAEITGAGAEASAQEQGAVGEEKEVKMALLDSQELFEEQDEGERVDKGFIDACLYVRDRMEEVSSPDKEMRQVLVVLYQEWFKVSSQKDSHADTVRLYLRQVGLTTPTLLPYVVNLTDGNGNMALHYSVSHSNFSVVKLLLDTGLCETDNVNKAGYTPVMLAALTAAESPDDLEVAQQLLEVGDVNACSRQAGQTALMLAVSHGRVAMVKLLLSCSANVNAQDREGSTALMCASEHGHTHIVRLLLETGRCDIGLTDKNGHTALSVAEAAAHQDIIDLLKAHVAEPTSAAELL